From the genome of Actinomycetota bacterium:
GCATTGGATAATCCGGAAGCTGCCAGGAAAATGGTCCAGAACGTTTTTCGCCATGTGGAACAGTTGGCCGATCATCCCAAAAGCGGTTCAAAACCACGAGAGCTTAAAGGGTGGCGCTACCGGCAGATTGTTGAACCGCCGTGCCGAATCTTTTACCGCGAAGAGGGTAAAAAGGTCTTTATCCTTTACGTTATGCGTGGCGAAAGGTTACTTCGGCAATCAACGCTAGATGCTCGTAGACGCAAAGCAAAGCAGAATCCAAAAGAAGGATCTTAGCGACTGATAATGGCGAATCAAAAGAGAAAACACAGATGCTATTCGAGCTGTGGTCTCTGCAAGCCTGACAAATATTAGCGCATACGCAAGGACAAATACGGCGAAAGATACCGGGGACATAAACAATGGCTCACAAGCAAAAAGGCCGACTGACCCCCGCGTCCCAATGGTGGAAGCACTTGCGCGACTGGAAGCGAGTCACCAACAAGAGGGAGCGCAAGGCAGAAAAACTATGGGTCAAAAGCGATTACCCTTAGATGATTACAATTTTCGGTGTAATTTCACTGACGTTCATGATGGTAATGTATGCGCTGGAGCCACGGGGTCGAGGCTTCGTCCTGGCCTTCGCCGCAGGGTGTGGTTTATCCAGCACCTATGGTTTTCTTTCGGGAGCATGGCCCTTCGGTGTCGTCGAGGCTATCTGGTGTCTCATCGCAATCAGGCGTTT
Proteins encoded in this window:
- a CDS encoding type II toxin-antitoxin system RelE/ParE family toxin, whose translation is MVEIIWTEPALADLDAVADYVALDNPEAARKMVQNVFRHVEQLADHPKSGSKPRELKGWRYRQIVEPPCRIFYREEGKKVFILYVMRGERLLRQSTLDARRRKAKQNPKEGS